The Vibrio crassostreae genomic interval ATTGAACCACCATTACATGCGAACTGGGGGCGTCACACGCACCTAGGCAATAACGTATACGTGAACTTCAATCTAACTCTGGTTGACGACACAGACGTATTCATCGGCGACAACGTGATGATTGCGCCGAACGTGACCATTGCCACTGGCACACATCCCATCAGCCCAGAACTCAGGCTAAAAGCAGCGCAGTTCAATGTTCCCGTTCGTATTGGCAACAACGTATGGCTTGGCGCGCACACCGTCGTGCTTCCCGGTGTCACCATTGGTGAAAACTCAGTAATAGGCGCAGGGAGCATCGTCACCAAAGACATCCCAGCCAATGTCGTCGCAGTCGGCAACCCATGCCGTGTGGTTCGCGAAATCAACGAACGCGACCGAGAGTATTACCACAAAGATCGCCGCATTCCTGATGAACTAAAGTAAGCGATTTTTCACTTATCTGAAATCAGCTGTGACATAAGCCATTGTTATGCAATGGTTTAGTTGAATATTACTTGTGCATCTTAGAAACTAGTCAGAATTATTCTGGGTTTAAGTGCAGAATTTTTCTGTCTGATAGCTGTTATGTGCATGGAGGCACTTTGAAGAAACTAAGAGTAGCTTTAATGGTATTAATACCGTTAGTAATGCTGGCAAAAATCTACTACCCCGATTTCGCAGCTAAAAGAAGTAACGAAAACCAGAAAGAACAATTCCAAGAACTTTTACTGGGGGGAGATGACAATAATGCATCCGTCAGTTCGGTATCCATATATGAAAATGTAATTTCATTGAAAATCAATATTCACAATGTCTTGTTGACTGAATCAATGAAAACCAAGTTTTCTCAGAACTCACATCGAGTTTTTCCTAAGAGGGTATGTAGCAGCGCAGGCCTTAGAGATTGGCTGAAAAGTGGAAAATGGATTTCGATAGATGTTATAGCTAACAGTAACAAAACAGTAACAAACGTTAGAGTAACAGGTGAAAATTGCACATAACAAGGTGTTATAGCATATCCATAATTAAAGGAATCAGATGAACAAAATACCAATAGTTTTAGTCATGGTCTGCATGATTGCTCTCGGTTTTATGTTGGGGGCTGGCTTCTACTCTGGTGAACGACACACAAGGATTCAAGGTGAAGGTTTCCCTTTATTTGAAGTCAAAGTTGCCAGCCATTTCCCTGTAAAACCTCTGGAAAAATTCAATATTACAACTGATAGTCCAATTACTACCTTTCGAGTTCCTTTAGCGATAGAAAGCGACCCTCAGCTTAGTTTTCTAACAGACTTCGAAGTTACAATAGATAACGAGTCTGGCTTGGTGGGGCGAGTTAAAATCGAGCGAGGTTTTGTTACTAAGAGCGAGTGTATTGCTGCACTAGGCACCTTGGTCAAGAAGCTACAGGTTCACTATCCAGTATTTCAGTTTGAGGCAGGTAAGTCGAACTACTCGAAAACGGTTGGAGATTTGCGAGTTGGTGCTTCATGCTCAGTTTATGAAAAATCCCCATACGTTTCGTTAGAGTACTATTTAGAAAGTAACTCCGTAGCAGATAATATCCTTAAAGCTTTTATGCAAAGTTAAAGCTATAACAACAAATTTAATAGTGATACACAATGCTCGGCACTTTTACTTCAAGCCGGCTTAGTTTTTATAGCACATTGGTTTAGGTAAGGTGTTGGTGTTATATGCACAAGTGGTTCGCCCTTACATTGTCGTCGTTCTTACCTGTTTACTTAGAATCAAATAGCTAATGATTCCACCGAAGACGGGGAAGCCTAATTATAAGAATAGTATCAGTCCTTTTCTCTGAACTTCATTGTTAGCTAGTACGATTATGAGTGGTAAAAACCAAGTAATGACCGCAGATGTGAAAAGAGACACTCCTAAAATTGTAAATATCATTTCATTGTGAACGCCTGAATAGTTTACTAAAAAACTTAGTATCAACATGAACCAATACAGCTTAATAAAATTCACAATGCTTGGCATTCGCACTATGCGTAGGTTCAAGTGTTGAAGGTGGTATCACGTTCAACACTTAAGCGCGCATCATACTTCCTGAATTAAAGTAACTATCCATATCTAGTCTTAATAGTTTGTTTAGGTTCACGGTGCTTTTCTGAACCATTTGCTAGAGTGAGATTTCAATGAGCATAGAGGTTTTGTAATGGGAACTGTAACCGGTTTGGTGATTTTAGCTGCTATAGATTGGTATCTTGTTCGTAAAACAGGGCTTCATATTCATAATTGGATCTCTAAGAAGTATGCCGCGTTTCTGTCGGAGAAGGAAAACAAAAAATAACCTTTCTTATTAAGTCATCGGTATAAAAAGCGTTATCTGCTATTCATTTTACACACATTGCAAAGATTGGAGGTTTCATGAAAGGTAAAGGAAAGTGCCTATGTGGCTCGGTTGAGTTGGAAGTTGAGTACGCCAGTAATGAATTGGGGACTTGTCATTGTAGTATGTGTAGAAATTGGTCTGGCGGCCCTATGTTAGCCATTGATTGCGCTGACTCAGTTAAAATATCAGGTGAATCAAATGTAGTGAGATATAAGTCATCAGATTGGGCGGAAAGAGGATTCTGCGGTAAATGTGGTACGCACTTGTTTTACTTTTTGGTGCCAAATAATCAATATCATCTTCCTGTCGGTTTATTGATGCCTGGGGATGACTACAAGTTAACTCATCAGATATTCATCGATGAAAAGCCCGAATACTACGAATTTAAAAATGAAACACAAAATATGACTGGTGCAGAAGTATTTGCCCACTTTGAAAGTGGAGAGTAAATATGAAGACAGATTTTTCTAAACTAGCGACAACCGAGTACGGCAACATACTAAGTAACGACCACTTTATTAACTTTAGCATTGGTCCTCTTTGGCGAGGAATGCCGCGAATTTGTGGAGAAGCGTTTACTGTCCAGTTAACGTCTGGTGATAATTTAATGCTTCATTCAGCCATATACGAAGCACCAGAAGGTTCCATCATTGTAGTGGATGGAGCTGATAGCGAATATGCAGTAGCTGGTGGTAATGTATGCGCAGTCGCGAAGAGTCGAGGTATCAAAGGCTTTATTATTGATGGTGTCATTCGAGATTTGAGTGAAATTTCAGATATGAAGTTTCCAGTTTTTGCGAAAGGTGTTCATCCAGTTCCGGGAAAGAAAGAGGTTTATTCTGAATTGGGCGCTCCAATCACTTGCGGGGGAGCAAAGGTCTCTACGGGAGATATCATTGTTGCTGATGCAGAAGGTATTGTCGTTATTCCTAGATCCAGAAAAGACGAAGTGTTTTTAATTGCTTCAAAGAAAGCAAGTAAAGAGGCGTCACTAACACTCTCTGAGTGGGAAGAAAGTCACAGGGCTAAAATAGCCCAAGCAATAACGTCTGCGAAACAAAAATCTGAAAGCACTTTAAGCTGATTCGCAATGCGCGGCATTTCTATCTATTAACAAGCGTTAGACAATAACGAATAAATTCACCCATGGAGAAGAGAGTGATCGTACGGACTGCGACGAAAGAAGACTCAAGTGTCTTGTTAGAGTTTATTGAACAAAAAGCTGACTTTGACCGAAGTATGAAAGGGTTTAGCGGTGAAATCTCGACAACTATAGAGAGAATCGAACGCACACTATTTAGTGATTACGCATTTGCCCATGCTTTAATATTGGAACGGAATAGTGACCCTCTTGGCTTCGCACTGTATCACTATCGATATTCATCCTTCAGTGGAGAGCCATCAATCTGGCTTGACGACCTACTGGTTATAGGAAATCAAAGGTCAAAAGGGTATGGCCGTGAACTTATGTTGGCTTTAAAGTCACAAGCGGAGTCATCGTCTGCCTCTCACATCTCATGGACGGCAAGTCCGTACAATAAGAAAGCGCATGATTTTTACAAAAGGTTGGGTGCAGAGGTTGAGCGAATTGATGGTCAAAGACCTTATTTCCGTTGGGTAATGTACGACTCGTGATCAAATAAAAAGAGAACTATGAAAATAACGACGCTGGTTGATAACTCTCGACTGGATAACAGGAAAGACTTAGCCGTTGAGCGCGGGCTATCATTGCATATTGAAACTGAATCGCTAAAGATTTTATTCGATATGGGAAGTGGCAATACGTTTTGTCAAAACGCACCGTTATTGGGGATTGATATCAAAGATGTAGACCTCGCCGTCATATCACACAGGCACCATGACCATTGTAATGGTGCTGCCGATTTTGTTGCTCATAACTCTAAAGCCAAAGTGTTTCTGAAAAATTGCGAACAGAAAAGCTATCATTTCCGGGCTTTCGGTTTAAAAAGTGACGTCGGGATCAATACGGGTTTATTAGAAAACAGCAATGAACGGTTAGTCTTCGTCAATCGTACGACCGAGATCGCTCCCAATGTCTTTGCTATTACTGATATTAGCGCGAAACACGAACAACCTAAGGGCAATAAATACCTATATACGCAGTCGAAAAATCAACGAAAGCGTGACTCATTTGATCATGAATTACTGTTAGTGATTAAAGAGTCAGACGGTTTAGTTATATTTACCGGTTGTGCTCATAGTGGCGTTCTCAATATGATTGATACAGCGGTTACTCTGTTCCCAGGAGAGAGAATAAAAGCCGTTGTCGGGGGCTTCCATCTAGTGGGGTTACCATTGTTCAATAGTATTGGTGGCACAAAGCAAGACATTAGAGATCTTGGATTGACGTTGTCTCAATACCCCATTAATAAACTGTATACAGGGCACTGCACAGGCAAGAAAGTTTATGGCTTGTTGAAAGAAGTATTAGGCGAGCGTCTGGAAGCAATGCCGACAGGTCGGCGTATTCATGTGTAGCGTTGGTCAAACCTTAGATGGATGTTAGTTAGGTCACGATGAATAAAAAAAAACTAAAGAACCTCATTCAACAAGTTCCTGAGCTAATCGAAACAGCAAAAGTATGTCGTGAGGTGGGCTTGCCAAACTTCTATATTGCAGGCGGTGCTATCACTCAAATCATCTGGAATGATATCGAAAACAAACCGCTTCTAGACCAAGTTAAAGACTTCGATGTTGTCTATTTCAATAATGCTTCAGCCCTCACTGAGGACGAATTCAAAAACCGCATTCGTTCGCGGTTAAGCCATTGTGTCGACGTGGACGTAAAGAACCAAGCGACCATTCATGAGCATTACGCTAAGAAGTTCGGTTGCTTCATTCAACCATACGATCGTGTTGAACAAGGTATCGAGTCTTGGCTTTCTGCATTTGCTATCGGGTTTACTTTGGATGATTCAGGCGGCATCAAGGTGTTTTCACCATACGGTGTAGAGGATGCGTTTGATATGCTGATTAAACCGAATAAGCGAGCAATGACAGAAGCGAACTACAACAAAATGACGGCTGGTTATAAGGCCCGATGGCAGCAAGTAAAAGTATTCCTTTGGGATTGATCGATAGAGCTTTACGAGATGATTCTCAACATTTGGTATTTAACTCGGCTCGGCGTTAGTGGTAAATTTGAACGCAATCTCAGAATTGTTAGTCACTTAGCTGTTCGTTTGTCTTTTAGTAAGAATTAAGGAGTTTTAAGTGAGTCAGGAAGTAAGAGTAGGTGTCGCTGCGGTTATTCTACGTGAAGGGCGAGTGTTACTTGGAGAACGAATTGGTTCTCATGGGGCTCATACTTGGGCAACGCCGGGCGGACACCTTGAATGGGGGGAAAGCATTGAAGAGTGTGCCAAACGCGAAACACTTGAAGAGACGGGCTTAGTCGTTAGTGCATTTGAGAAGCTCTCTTTTACCAATGATATTTTTGAGAATGAGAACAAGCACTATATAACGCTGTTTGTTGTTACTTCTGACGCTAGCGGCGAACCAGAGGTGACAGAGCCAGATAAATGTAAGCAATGGAAATGGTTTAAGCTAGATGAGTTACCTGAGCCATTGTTTCTTCCTCTGACGAATCTGTTGAGCGATCAGGTCATCCTTGGGAAGCTAGCGCAGTAATACAAATTGTTAGTTCGTTGCTATGTGAATACAGGGAATAATCAAATGGAATTAAAGTGTCACTGTGGAAATGTGAGCTTAGAACTGAGCTCGCTTCCAGACGAAGTCGGGGAGTGTAATTGTTCTATCTGTCGTCGTTATGCTGCCGCTTGGGCGTATTTTTCTCCAGAGCAAGTTCTGATCAACTTGAGCGAGAAAACTGAGTTTTATTGTTGGGGTGATAAAGAAGTCGAATTTCATCGTTGTAAGTCATGTGGATGTTTGACGCACTATGTAACGACAGAGAAATGCTCCGCAGATATTTTGGCCGTGAACATGAGAATGGCCGAAAATGAAGTGCTTGCAAGTATCCCAGTTCGTAAGATCAATGGCGCAACGTACTAAGTCAACTAACAAGGTACTCTCACTGCGCCTTGCAGTATTGAAACGGTAGGTTTGGTCGTATTAAGGAGATGTTCGATGTTCAAGTGTCCAAATTGTGGGGCGTCGGTTTCTATTAAAGAGAAATCAAAGTTGCATCCTTCCAAGCACATACCATGTAGACAATGCGCTCAAGTATTGAAGCCTTTTACTATTTATTACTACTCACTCTTTTTTGTTGCTCCTTTTACGGTTTCGACTTCAATGAATTATGCTGGGTTTAGCACTTTTGGTGCCATGGTGCTTAGTTTTACATTGTTTTACGTGTTGTTTGTGTGTCAGCCAATAAAGAAAGTAACGCAATAGCCCTCTAGCATTAAAAGAAGAGGACTAATCAGTAATAAAATAATGAGACAGGTAAATCATGACGTTACGAGTAGTTCCGGAGCTTTATTGTTTCGATATTAATGTGAGCAAATCCTTCTTTGTCGATGTGTTAGGGTTTGAAGTTAAATACGAGCGCCCAGATGAGGAGTTTGCTTATCTAACGCTTGATGGTGTTGATGTGATGCTTGAAGGGATTGCGGGCAAAAGTCGAAAATGGCTTTCAGGTGACCTAGTGTTTCCGTTAGGGCGTGGTGTTAACTTCC includes:
- a CDS encoding sugar O-acetyltransferase produces the protein MDIKAKMHSQDVYYCDDVDLVAEQTQCLEVLYDFNHTRPSEGDKRQQIMKQLFAEVGEGCYIEPPLHANWGRHTHLGNNVYVNFNLTLVDDTDVFIGDNVMIAPNVTIATGTHPISPELRLKAAQFNVPVRIGNNVWLGAHTVVLPGVTIGENSVIGAGSIVTKDIPANVVAVGNPCRVVREINERDREYYHKDRRIPDELK
- a CDS encoding GFA family protein: MKGKGKCLCGSVELEVEYASNELGTCHCSMCRNWSGGPMLAIDCADSVKISGESNVVRYKSSDWAERGFCGKCGTHLFYFLVPNNQYHLPVGLLMPGDDYKLTHQIFIDEKPEYYEFKNETQNMTGAEVFAHFESGE
- a CDS encoding RraA family protein, with protein sequence MKTDFSKLATTEYGNILSNDHFINFSIGPLWRGMPRICGEAFTVQLTSGDNLMLHSAIYEAPEGSIIVVDGADSEYAVAGGNVCAVAKSRGIKGFIIDGVIRDLSEISDMKFPVFAKGVHPVPGKKEVYSELGAPITCGGAKVSTGDIIVADAEGIVVIPRSRKDEVFLIASKKASKEASLTLSEWEESHRAKIAQAITSAKQKSESTLS
- a CDS encoding GNAT family N-acetyltransferase, whose protein sequence is MEKRVIVRTATKEDSSVLLEFIEQKADFDRSMKGFSGEISTTIERIERTLFSDYAFAHALILERNSDPLGFALYHYRYSSFSGEPSIWLDDLLVIGNQRSKGYGRELMLALKSQAESSSASHISWTASPYNKKAHDFYKRLGAEVERIDGQRPYFRWVMYDS
- a CDS encoding MBL fold metallo-hydrolase → MKITTLVDNSRLDNRKDLAVERGLSLHIETESLKILFDMGSGNTFCQNAPLLGIDIKDVDLAVISHRHHDHCNGAADFVAHNSKAKVFLKNCEQKSYHFRAFGLKSDVGINTGLLENSNERLVFVNRTTEIAPNVFAITDISAKHEQPKGNKYLYTQSKNQRKRDSFDHELLLVIKESDGLVIFTGCAHSGVLNMIDTAVTLFPGERIKAVVGGFHLVGLPLFNSIGGTKQDIRDLGLTLSQYPINKLYTGHCTGKKVYGLLKEVLGERLEAMPTGRRIHV
- a CDS encoding nucleotidyltransferase family protein, yielding MNKKKLKNLIQQVPELIETAKVCREVGLPNFYIAGGAITQIIWNDIENKPLLDQVKDFDVVYFNNASALTEDEFKNRIRSRLSHCVDVDVKNQATIHEHYAKKFGCFIQPYDRVEQGIESWLSAFAIGFTLDDSGGIKVFSPYGVEDAFDMLIKPNKRAMTEANYNKMTAGYKARWQQVKVFLWD
- a CDS encoding nucleotide triphosphate diphosphatase NUDT15 — its product is MSQEVRVGVAAVILREGRVLLGERIGSHGAHTWATPGGHLEWGESIEECAKRETLEETGLVVSAFEKLSFTNDIFENENKHYITLFVVTSDASGEPEVTEPDKCKQWKWFKLDELPEPLFLPLTNLLSDQVILGKLAQ
- a CDS encoding GFA family protein; its protein translation is MELKCHCGNVSLELSSLPDEVGECNCSICRRYAAAWAYFSPEQVLINLSEKTEFYCWGDKEVEFHRCKSCGCLTHYVTTEKCSADILAVNMRMAENEVLASIPVRKINGATY
- a CDS encoding bleomycin resistance protein, which gives rise to MTLRVVPELYCFDINVSKSFFVDVLGFEVKYERPDEEFAYLTLDGVDVMLEGIAGKSRKWLSGDLVFPLGRGVNFQWDVIDIEPLYQRVNESAADSIYLALESKSYQCGDSIATQKQFIVQTPDGYLFRFCQDIL